The Euphorbia lathyris chromosome 2, ddEupLath1.1, whole genome shotgun sequence genome includes a window with the following:
- the LOC136220140 gene encoding protein GFS12, translated as MEQQQTCFDCLQQQIKSDFSDQLLFCYGLSDSALPIGSSAVVQIPNSNGDSLASASHFILERLTRDDHDCLAKYVDGCMIQNGVNGDIHGIGDMPLSEVSENPSKASDASAGQSEPESSLDQAFDVPSSDEVEFINPIGCESSTCYHSSRFPCSRTIDALTPVAHIDNCSSMVFERLVSSFLSGCLEDHVLYSLNLLIEGKASGLDSVNFLRMVGIPTFDESSIPGCLRHPNIAPTLGYLKTSGHIYSVLPKTPHTLESILHYCPNVLNSEWHIRFLLYQLLSALACLHGLGVSHGKIRPSNVMLSNLCWSWLPICNKPNSGCNSNSQDGELSHSAAAARAHCCMDGCSSQGLYADLKLFHSMDWHSQFDQWWKGELSNFEYLLVLNKLAGRRWGDHTFHTVMPWIIDFSIKPDENSDLGWRDLSKSKWRLAKGDEQLDFTYATSEIPHHISDECLSELAVCSYKARRLPLSVLRLAVRSVYEPNEYPSNMLRLYQWTPDECIPEFYCDPQIFYSLHSGMTDLAVPSWASSPEEFIKLHRDALESDKVSCQIHQWIDITFGYKMSGQEAVVAKNVMLPSSETTMPRSVGRRQLFTRPHPVRLGSTRKKHNNKTSAAALYNCKSNGAESDTSLFSETAYLHELEEASTFSEHAGHLSPHYCYDRKKEFKDMLLSEAPAAQSNDRSTSKPLEVIKNGGLASHINLNYLLEHMEDGIEGSMGYQESLLWRQKLSYSRNSSEDFAKDIFSVGCIMGELYLRRPLFNTTSLAMYMESGVLPESLQELPPHAKLLIEACIQEDWKRRPSAKNLLESPYFPTTIKSSYLFIAPLQLLTTNGSRLQYAANFAKQGVLKAMGTFATEMCAPFCLPFLVNPQSDDEAEWAYILLKEFIKCLTPKAVKTLVLLAIKKILQTTGYSHLKVSLLQGSFVQEIWNLVGKQAYLETIHPSVISNLYIAPHKGSAAVASVLLIGTSEELGVPITFNQTILPLIHCFGKGLCPDGIDALVRIGGLLGESFIIRQMLPLLKQVVRSCVNISKLNKPEPVQSWNALALIDCLSTFDGLVAFLPREVVVKELIEGRSSLHVTVLMQTNLETLVHQVAATTLMAVCQRIGSELTAEHVLPQLKEFFDELAFSQERENGSGSFSRSSRVSKPRIDGEVQIESRMDLVLLLYPYFASLLGIEKLRQCCATWLLLEQFLLRCYNWKWEYPGESTQNGAENTTPKRHAFMKTASEYNPAKLLLNGVGWSIPQSQGTRSSKNLITQSPRRSDGTHHSSFGSPLAASNLTKREPWFWFPSPADSWDGPDFVGRVGSLKDELPWKIRASILYSIRAHNGALRSLAVSQDECMVFTAGTGPGFKGSIQKWEVSRLNCISGYYGHEEAVNDICVLSSSGRVASCDGTIHIWNSRTGKMLSVFAEQSVDSTHLASPSSSTPKISIDHLHTQNFNTLSSGLLNSAFDGNLYTCMQHLESLEMLVVGTGNGSLRFIDVAQGRKLHLWRGDTIESSFPSLVSAVCSCGSDKSPADGTVSSPSWIASGLSSGHCRLFDLRSGNVIASWRAHDGYVTKLAAPEDHLLVSSSLDRALRIWDLRRNCPPEPTVFKGHSDGVSGFSVWGQDVISISKNKIGLSSLSTSAEEDVQQQIMPQKLYAADHGKNMSVLSSISILPFSRLFVVGTEDGYLRICC; from the exons ATGGAGCAACAACAGACTTGCTTTGACTGTCTTCAACAGCAAATCAAGTCCGATTTCTCGGACCAACTACTCTTCTGCTATGGCCTATCCGATTCTGCTCTCCCCATCGGTTCTTCTGCTGTTGTTCAG ATTCCAAATTCTAATGGAGATTCACTGGCTTCGGCTTCTCACTTTATTTTGGAGCGGCTAACTAGAGACGACCACGATTGCTTGGCTAAATACGT TGATGGATGTATGATACAAAATGGTGTAAATGGTGACATTCATGGGATTGGTGATATGCCTTTGTCTGAAGTCAGTGAAAATCCATCAAAGGCCAGTGATGCAAGTGCCGGGCAAAGTGAACCAGAATCTTCACTAGACCAAGCTTTTGATGTTCCAAGTTCTGACGAAGTAGAATTCATAAACCCTATTGGATGTGAAAGTTCTACCTGTTATCATTCTAGTAGGTTTCCATGCTCCCGTACAATTGATGCTTTGACCCCAGTTGCTCATATTGATAATTGTTCTTCAATGGTCTTTGAGAGGCTAGTTTCTAGCTTTTTGTCTGGGTGTCTGGAAGATCATGTATTGTACTCACTTAATCTTCTGATTGAAGGAAAAGCTTCAGGGCTAGACAGTGTAAATTTTCTTCGTATGGTTGGGATACCAACATTTGATGAGAGTAGCATCCCTGGCTGCCTTAGGCATCCAAATATAGCACCTACTCTTGGATACCTTAAAACATCGGGACATATTTATTCGGTGCTTCCAAAAACTCCACATACCTTGGAAAGTATTTTACATTACTGCCCCAATGTCTTAAATTCTGAGTGGCATATAAGATTTTTGCTGTATCAGTTGTTGTCTGCCCTTGCTTGCTTACATGGTTTAGGTGTTTCCCATGGTAAGATACGGCCATCTAATGTAATGCTTAGTAATTTATGCTGGTCTTGGTTACCCATATGTAACAAGCCGAACTCTGGATGTAATTCAAATTCACAAGATGGTGAATTGAGTCATTCTGCTGCTGCTGCGAGAGCACATTGCTGCATGGATGGTTGTTCTTCTCAAGGACTCTATGCTGATTTGAAGCTTTTCCACTCTATGGATTGGCATTCTCAATTTGATCAATGGTGGAAGGGAGAGCTGAGCAATTTTGAATATCTTCTTGTCTTAAACAAATTGGCTGGGAGAAGATGGGGAGACCATACATTTCATACCGTAATGCCATGGATCATAGACTTTAGTATCAAGCCTGATGAGAATTCTGATTTAGGGTGGCGAGACTTGAGCAAAAGCAAATGGCGGTTGGCAAAAGGTGATGAACAGTTGGACTTCACTTATGCAACATCAGAAATTCCACATCATATATCAGATGAATGCCTTTCTGAGTTAGCTGTCTGCAGTTACAAAGCTAGGAGGTTACCTTTGAGTGTTCTGCGTTTAGCAGTTCGTTCAGTCTACGAACCTAATGAATATCCGTCTAACATGCTAAGATTGTACCAATGGACACCTGATGAGTGCATTCCGGAGTTCTACTGTGATCCTCAAATTTTTTATTCTCTGCACTCTGGCATGACTGACCTTGCAGTACCTTCATGGGCTAGCAGTCCAGAGGAGTTCATTAAACTGCATCGAGATGCTTTAGAAAGTGACAAGGTCTCATGTCAAATTCATCAGTGGATTGACATTACCTTTGGTTACAAAATGTCTGGCCAGGAAGCTGTTGTTGCCAAGAATGTCATGCTGCCTTCATCAGAGACGACAATGCCAAGGTCAGTGGGACGTCGTCAGCTCTTTACTCGACCACATCCTGTACGTCTAGGCTCTACAAGGAAGAAACACAATAATAAGACATCTGCAGCTGCTTTGTATAATTGCAAGTCAAATGGAGCAGAAAGTGACACATCTCTTTTTTCTGAAACTGCTTATTTGCATGAATTGGAAGAAGCATCTACATTTTCTGAACATGCTGGCCATTTGAGTCCTCACTATTGCTATGACCGAAAAAAAGAATTTAAAGATATGCTGTTGTCAGAAGCACCAGCAGCTCAAAGTAATGATAGAAGTACATCTAAGCCACTTGAAGTTATTAAGAATGGTGGCCTGGCATctcatattaatttaaattatcttCTTGAGCATATGGAGGATGGGATTGAAGGTTCAATGGGATACCAAGAGTCATTGCTTTGGAGGCAAAAGTTATCATATTCAAGGAACTCGTCTGAAGATTTTGCAAAGGACATTTTTTCTGTTGGATGTATTATGGGAGAACTTTATTTGAGGAGGCCACTCTTCAATACAACCTCATTAGCTATGTATATGGAAAGTGGTGTTTTACCTGAATCATTGCAGGAACTTCCCCCTCATGCTAAACTTCTCATTGAAGCTTGCATCCAGGAGGATTGGAAAAG GAGGCCATCAGCCAAAAATCTTCTGGAGTCACCTTATTTTCCTACAACTATCAAGTCATCCTACTTGTTTATCGCACCACTTCAGCTTCTCACAACTAACGGATCCCGTCTTCAATATGCTGCAAATTTTGCAAAACAAGGAGTACTGAAGGCAATGGGTACCTTTGCGACTGAAATGTGTGCCCCCTTTTGTTTACCCTTTCTCGTGAATCCTCAGTCTGATGATGAAGCTGAATGGGCTTACATACTGCTGAAAGAATTCATAAAATGTTTGACACCAAAAGCAGTGAAGACACTGGTCTTGCTAGCTATCAAGAAGATTTTACAG ACTACAGGTTATTCCCACTTGAAAGTATCGCTTCTCCAAGGTTCATTTGTGCAAGAAATTTGGAACCTCGTGGGTAAACAAGCATATCTGGAAACTATACATCCTTCAGTTATATCAAATTTGTACATTGCTCCTCATAAGGGCTCAGCTGCTGTTGCTTCTGTGCTGCTGATTGGTACAAGTGAAGAGCTTGGTGTACCAATCACATTCAATCAG ACAATCTTGCCTCTGATTCACTGTTTCGGGAAGGGGCTCTGCCCTGATGGAATTGATGCGCTGGTTAGAATTG GTGGTCTTTTAGGCGAGTCCTTCATTATCAGACAGATGCTACCCTTACTTAAACAAGTTGTTCGTTCTTGTGTCAACATCTCAAAGCTGAACAAGCCTGAGCCTGTCCAAAGCTGGAATGCTTTAGCCCTTATTGATTGCTTGAGCACATTTGATGGTCTAGTTGCATTCTTGCCACGGGAGGTGGTTGTGAAGGAGCTCATAGAA GGCAGGAGTAGTTTACATGTTACTGTTCTGATGCAGACGAACTTGGAAACTCTAGTGCACCAG GTTGCTGCTACAACTCTCATGGCAGTTTGTCAGCGAATTGGATCAGAATTAACAGCAGAACATGTTCTACCACAACTTAAAGAGTTCTTTGATGAGCTAGCTTTCTCACAGGAAAGGGAAAATGGTTCTGGTTCCTTCAGCAGAAGCTCGAGGGTTTCCAAGCCTAGAATAGATGGGGAAGTTCAAATAGAAAGTCGTATGGACCTTGT GTTACTTTTGTATCCTTATTTTGCCTCTCTTCTTGGGATTGAGAAGCTTCGCCAGTGCTGTGCCACATGGTTGCTTCTTGAGCAGTTTCTTTTGCGCTGTTATAATTGGAAA TGGGAATATCCAGGAGAATCAACTCAGAATGGAGCAGAAAATACAACTCCTAAAAGGCATGCTTTTATGAAGACAGCATCCGAGTACAATCCTGCTAAGCTATTGCTTAATGGGGTTGGGTGGTCTATCCCACAATCGCAAGGAACTAGAAGTTCCAAAAATTTAATAACTCAGAGTCCGAGACGGTCTGATGGCACTCATCATAGTTCATTTGGAAGTCCGTTAGCAGCCTCAAATCTTACAAAGCGAGAACCTTGGTTTTGGTTTCCCAGTCCAGCTGACAGCTGGGATGGGCCTGATTTTGTTGGGCGTGTTGGAAGTTTGAAAGATGAACTTCCCTGGAAGATTAGAGCATCTATTCTGTATTCAATACGTGCACATAATGGAGCCCTGAGATCATTAGCTGTTAGCCAAGATGAGTGTATGGTTTTTACTGCAGGCACTGGCCCAGGGTTTAAAGGATCTATACAAAAGTGGGAAGTTTCAAGACTTAATTGTATATCTGGCTATTATGGTCATGAGGAG GCTGTGAACGACATTTGTGTATTATCATCCAGTGGAAGGGTAGCATCTTGTGATGGAACTATTCACATTTGGAATAGCAGAACAGGGAAAATGCTATCAGTTTTTGCTGAACAATCAGTTGATTCAACACATCTTGCAAGTCCATCATCTTCTACACCAAAGATTAGTATTGATCATCTCCATACACAAAATTTTAATACATTGTCAAGTGGATTATTGAATAGTGCATTCGATGGGAACTTGTACACTTGTATGCAACATTTAGAATCTCTTGAAATGCTTGTAGTTGGCACTGGAAATGGTTCTCTCAG GTTTATTGATGTTGCTCAGGGTCGGAAGTTGCATCTCTGGAGGGGTGATACTATTGAATCTTCCTTTCCATCTCTTGTCTCTGCTGTATGCTCATGTGGATCTGACAAATCTCCAGCAGATggaactgtttcttcaccatcTTGGATTGCATCTGGTCTAAGTTCTGGTCATTGCAGGTTATTTGATTTGAGAAGCGGAAACGTTATTGCTTCTTGGAGGGCTCATGATGGATATGTGACAAAG TTGGCTGCACCTGAGGATCATTTGTTGGTTTCCAGTTCTCTTGATAGAGCTCTGCGAATTTGGGACCTAAGAAG GAATTGTCCACCAGAACCTACTGTTTTTAAAGGTCACTCAGATGGAGTATCTGGTTTCTCTGTGTGGGGTCAAGATGTTATCTCAATTTCCAAAAATAAGATTGGGCTTTCCTCCTTGTCTACATCTGCTGAAGAA GATGTACAGCAACAGATTATGCCTCAGAAACTGTACGCAGCGGATCACGGAAAAAACATGTCAGTATTATCAAGTATAAGTATTCTGCCTTTCTCACGACTGTTTGTAGTTGGAACTGAAGATGGTTATTTGAGAATTTGTTGTTAA